The following DNA comes from Salvelinus fontinalis isolate EN_2023a unplaced genomic scaffold, ASM2944872v1 scaffold_0551, whole genome shotgun sequence.
gtgtctcccacatctctGTGGTGTGTCTAGTCTGGCTGTGGTGTCTCCCATGTCTCTGTGGTGTGTCTAGTCTGGCTGTGGTCTCTGTGGTGTGTCTGGTCTGACTGTGgtctctgtggtgtgtctgttCATCGTCCAGCTGATATTCCCATGTGCTGACCCCAGGGTGCAGTATCGTGGCATTGGTTGTTCATGGTCCAGCTGATATTCCCATGTGCTGACCCCAGGGTGCAGTATCGTGGCATTGGTTGCCGTGCGTTTCCATGTGAACAGCCTGCTGGGCTGGCCTGTCTGTGAAGGGATGACCAGAGAGAAGAGCCTGCTGTGTAAATGGATGACCAAGGCAGAGAGGGAGGATCTTCTTAACAGCAGTGACCGCTGCCCAGATCCACAGCCCTATTTAACCAGCTTGGCTGTCTCCTACAGCATCACACTCACACTGGATACTACAGGAGGATCCTACAGGAGGATACTACAGGAGGATCCTACAGGAAGATACTACAGTAGGATACTAAAGGAGGATCCTACAGGAAGATACTACAGGAGGATACTACAGGAGGATACTACAGGAGGATACTACAGTAGGATACTACAGGAGGATCCTAAAGGAAGATACTACAGGAGGATACTACAGGAGGATACTACAGGAGGATCCTAAAGGAAGATACTACAGGAGGATACTACAGGAGGATACTACAGGAGGATACTACAGGAAGATACTACAGTAGGATACTACAGGAAGATACTACAGTAGGATACTACAGGAGGATCCTACAGGAGGATACTACAGGAGGATACTACAGGAGGATACTACAGGAAGATACTACAGTAGGATACTACAGGAGGATCCTAAAGAAAGATACTACAGGAGGATCCTACAGGAGGATCCTAAAGGAAGATACTACAGGAGGATCCTAAAGGAAGATACTACAGGAGGATCCTACAGGAAGATACCACAGGAGGATCCTACAGGAGGGAGACTGAGCCTGACACTCTCTGGAGGTAGACTGACACTGATAGTGTAACAGGTGACTATAACCGCAGGGAGTCAAAGGACCAGGCTTGAATGTGCTCTTACATTCAAGGTCATTTCCTATATACAGTAAAACACATTTTGTAGTCAACTATCCCTGTACCAGGATACAcgtattattatttcaattaattgAATTGAATAAGAAACTGAATTTAATTCAAATATTTTATGATGAGGGAGAATTGGTTTTTGCAATTATTGGTTTTGAAAAGTTGTAGCTTTTATTGCTTGTGTTTATTGGTTTTGAAAAGCTGCCTGTGATCTGACCAAACTGTGCTTTttcttccttctctttctccagaGCTGTGATCCTGACAGAGCTCATGTAATGTGGGTCGTTGAACAGATCCGTGTTTCAGTGGCCAAAAACAACATTCTGTTGCCAATAGCGGAGTACAGCTTCCACATCTCAGACATCATGTTGGGAGAGAGCACATCTCGGGAGAAAGGAAGGAAGACGATCTCTCTGTGTCCTAACGTCATCACACCGAATACTATCCCTGAGTTCTGCATCCCACCAAAGATCTGGCCACAGCAGGAGCTAAAGACGGCGGACTGGAGTAAAACTGGCCCTGTTGGAAAGGTGTCCTTTTCACCTGAGAAGGGCAGCAGCCCGGAGACGGAGGTAACAGTAAGAAAACCCTTCATCAACACTCATCCAACCCTTATCCAGGTAGAGAGCGTGGACGAGACTCCATACGACCAGGGCTTCAGTGATGAGGAGAGTACCAACGCCGACCCCCATAGCCAAGCAGCTCTCTCCCTGCCCCACCTGGCCAAGGCCCAGACCTGCTACGGTTTCTGTACCCTCCTGGAGAGCCCCCACACCCGGAGGAAAGAGTCTCTGTTCCACAGCCATCCCAACGCCTGTCCCCTCCCCCTGATCGCTGCCTCTCCCGGGCCTCGCGGCCGCTTCAAAACGTACTCCTCCAGAACCTCACCTCTACCCCACTCCCCGTCATCCTCCTTCAGCCTCACCAAGCTGACCTCCAGCAGGCTGTCTCCTGGAGGCTCCAGGCTGGTGGCTCTCCAGAGACAGAGCACCCTGGACAGTGACACCACCTCCTCCGCCGAGTCCTCCCCCTtcagctctcctctcctggccAGGCCGCCTCCCAAGTCCTCCCTGCTCAAAGCCCTGAGCCACGACAGACTGCTGTCCCGGACTATGAGAAAAGCTATGCTCTCCAGGAACAACTCTCTGTCCACGGATGAAGGCAGCTCCACGGACAACAGCCCCAATATCATCCGAAGGGCCTCTGATGCTGGATTAGTAGAACCCCTTCCCAGTGCCTTCACCCTGGCTCCCCCTGCTATCTTCCCCATAGACCTCGTCCTCCACAGAGAGAGGGTCACGAAGGAGAGTCTACTtcctgtaggtagagagggaaCATTTAacattaacatttaagtcatttagcagacgctcttatccagagcgacttacaaattggtgcattcaccttatgacatccagtggaacag
Coding sequences within:
- the LOC129846456 gene encoding C2 calcium-dependent domain-containing protein 4C-like, with protein sequence MWVVEQIRVSVAKNNILLPIAEYSFHISDIMLGESTSREKGRKTISLCPNVITPNTIPEFCIPPKIWPQQELKTADWSKTGPVGKVSFSPEKGSSPETEVTVRKPFINTHPTLIQVESVDETPYDQGFSDEESTNADPHSQAALSLPHLAKAQTCYGFCTLLESPHTRRKESLFHSHPNACPLPLIAASPGPRGRFKTYSSRTSPLPHSPSSSFSLTKLTSSRLSPGGSRLVALQRQSTLDSDTTSSAESSPFSSPLLARPPPKSSLLKALSHDRLLSRTMRKAMLSRNNSLSTDEGSSTDNSPNIIRRASDAGLVEPLPSAFTLAPPAIFPIDLVLHRERVTKESLLPVGREGTLRLSAEYCLDNQRLRVRLISAEGLYAISVDPKSVNCSISICLLPGKMQKQRGAVIKRSRNPVFNEDFFFYGISQEDICCRSLRFKVVNKMASMKRDYILGDCEILLKSLLSM